A region from the Acyrthosiphon pisum isolate AL4f chromosome A1, pea_aphid_22Mar2018_4r6ur, whole genome shotgun sequence genome encodes:
- the LOC100160894 gene encoding H/ACA ribonucleoprotein complex subunit 1-like (The RefSeq protein has 1 substitution, 2 frameshifts compared to this genomic sequence): MSYNNDRNSFGRGGGGGRGGGGFRGGRGDGGGRGGGGGNFRGGGGGRGGGRGGFNRFAEQGPPEEVVPLGYFTHACQDDIICKAEMEDVPYFNAPIYFANKQQIGKIDEIFGTYSDYFVSIKLNSEIKSKSFKGADKLYIDPAKLLPLKKFLPQPGGQRGRGGGGGRGRGRGGGGRGGGGFGRGGGGGRGGGGFGRGGGGGGFGRGGGRGFGGGRGFGGGGGGRGGGGRGFKR; encoded by the exons ATGTCTTACAACAATGATAGAAATAGCTTTGGCCGTGGTGG CGGAAG TAGAGGAGGCGGTGGTTTTCGAGGAGGCCGAG GTGACGGAGGTGGCCGAGGTGGCGGAGGTGGTAATTTCCGTGGTGGCGGTGGAGGCCGTGGTGGTGGAAGAGGTGGTTTCAATAGGTTTGCAGAACAAGGCCCTCCAGAAGaa gtAGTACCTCTGGGTTATTTTACTCATGCGTGTCAAGATGACATTATTTGCAAGGCTGAAATGGAAGATGTTCCATACTTTAATGCACCCATTTATTTTGCTAATAAACAACAAATTGGAAAAATAGATGAAATATTTGGCACATATAGTGATTATTTTGTCTCCATAAAGTTAAACTctgaaattaaatcaaaatcttTCAAAGGAGCTGACAAG ttatatattgATCCAGCAAAACTATTACCATTGAAGAAATTTTTACCTCAACCTGGTGGCCAAAGAGGTAGAGGAGGAGGTGGCGGGAGAGGACGTGGTAGAGGTGGCGGCGGTCGTGGCGGCGGTGGTTTTGGACGTGGTGGAGGTGGAGGTCGCGGAGGCGGTGGTTTTGGACGTGGTGGTGGAGGCGGTGGTTTCGGTCGTGGCGGAGGAAGAGGATTTGGTGGTGGACGAGGAtttggtggtggcggcggcggaagAGGAGGAGGAGGACGAGGTTTTaaaagatga